A genome region from Triticum aestivum cultivar Chinese Spring chromosome 2B, IWGSC CS RefSeq v2.1, whole genome shotgun sequence includes the following:
- the LOC123040519 gene encoding sex determination protein tasselseed-2-like, which yields MTALDFMPAEKAPQAGSIALGVTTNNAAAAAAVPVQPQQHMRLEGKVAIVTGGARGIGEAIVRAFVRHGARVVVADIDDAAGEVLEAALGGACCSYVHCDVSVEADVERAVGCCVARHGRLDVLCNNAGVLGRQAAPASNGAKSGGIASLDAAEFDRVLRVNTLGAALGMKHAARAMLQRRGGGGGGGSILSVASVAGVLGGMGPHAYTASKHALVGLTKNAACELGEHGIRVNCVSPFGVATPMLVNAWRHGEVDQGGAPAPVSTEEVEKAEEMVRGMATLKGPTLRAGDIAEAALFLASDESRYISGHNLVVDGGVTTSRNVIGL from the coding sequence ATGACCGCTCTCGATTTCATGCCCGCCGAGAAGGCCCCTCAAGCCGGCAGCATCGCACTCGGCGTCACAACCAAcaatgccgccgccgctgccgccgtgccGGTGCAGCCGCAGCAGCACATGAGGCTGGAGGGGAAGGTGGCCATCGTCACCGGCGGGGCGCGCGGGATCGGGGAGGCGATCGTGCGCGCGTTCGTCCGGCACGGGGCGCGGGTGGTGGTCGCCGACATCGATGACGCGGCCGGGGAGGTGCTGGAGGCCGCGCTGGGCGGCGCCTGCTGCAGCTACGTGCACTGCGACGTGTCGGTGGAGGCCGACGTGGAGCGCGCCGTCGGGTGCTGCGTGGCGCGGCACGGGCGGCTGGACGTCCTCTGCAATAACGCCGGCGTGCTGGGCCGGCAGGCGGCCCCGGCGAGCAACGGCGCGAAGAGCGGCGGCATCGCGTCCCTAGACGCCGCCGAGTTCGACCGCGTGCTGCGCGTGAACACGCTGGGCGCGGCCCTCGGCATGAAGCACGCGGCGCGGGCCATGCTGcagcgccgcggcggcggcggcggcggcgggagcatcCTGTCGGTGGCGAGCGTGGCCGGCGTGCTCGGCGGGATGGGCCCGCACGCGTACACGGCCTCGAAGCACGCCCTGGTGGGGCTGACCAAGAACGCGGCCTGCGAGCTCGGGGAGCACGGCATCCGCGTGAACTGCGTGTCCCCCTTCGGCGTGGCGACGCCAATGCTGGTCAACGCGTGGCGTCACGGCGAGGTCGACCAAGGGGGCGCGCCGGCGCCGGTGAGCACGGAggaggtggagaaggcggaggagaTGGTGCGCGGCATGGCGACGCTAAAGGGCCCGACGCTGAGAGCCGGGGACATCGCGGAGGCGGCGCTGTTCCTGGCCAGCGACGAGTCGAGGTACATCTCCGGCCACAacctcgtcgtcgacggcggcGTCACCACCTCCAGGAACGTCATCGGGCTGTGA